A genome region from Bradyrhizobium sp. WSM1417 includes the following:
- a CDS encoding beta-1,6-glucan synthase gives MWWWLATPISLARAPIDPADKVQCVSYAPFRGEQSPLNAWTHIEADQIEQDLRQLKEITDCVRTYSMENGLDQVPAIAARIGGLKVLQGIWLSSNRTKNFEQAALAIRLSKDFPGIITSIIVGNEVLLRGEMTTADLVSIIRSVKAQVSVPVTYADVWEFWLRNREIYDAVDFVTIHILPYWEDNPVRAKFAASHVEQIRERMAVAFPGKEILIGETGWPSEGRMRDGALPSRTNQARVVSEILSLAKAQKFRVNLIESYDQPWKRKLEGTVGGYWGLYDSVRRGLKYPPGQPISNFPYWKWYMGAGMGLSMLVFAVAGLTLRRRPWTPRFSSWLGVAISATSAGILLGIGADKMYYESYGIGGWLLWGTLLVAGILSPIFCAQAMVIGRSLPTFLDLLGPREGRKWSKLTAVLGLTLAVTAVIAAQTALGFVFDPRYHDFPYASLTMAVVPFALLMLNRPQIGQRPIAESVFAGVLTLSAAYVLFNEGRDNWQSLWTCAIYLLFALTLWRARAEQIQE, from the coding sequence GTGTGGTGGTGGCTTGCCACGCCGATCTCGCTCGCGCGCGCCCCGATCGATCCCGCCGACAAGGTCCAATGCGTCTCCTACGCGCCGTTCCGCGGCGAGCAGTCGCCGCTGAACGCATGGACCCATATCGAGGCCGACCAGATCGAGCAGGACCTGCGCCAGCTCAAGGAGATCACCGACTGCGTCCGCACCTATTCGATGGAGAACGGGCTCGACCAGGTGCCGGCGATCGCGGCCCGGATCGGCGGGCTGAAGGTGCTCCAGGGCATCTGGCTCTCCAGCAACCGCACCAAGAATTTCGAGCAGGCCGCGCTCGCCATTCGTCTTTCCAAGGATTTCCCCGGAATCATCACCAGCATCATCGTCGGCAACGAAGTGCTGCTGCGCGGCGAGATGACGACCGCGGACCTCGTCTCCATCATTCGCTCCGTGAAGGCGCAGGTCAGCGTGCCCGTCACCTATGCCGATGTCTGGGAGTTCTGGCTCAGGAATCGCGAGATCTATGACGCCGTCGACTTCGTCACGATCCACATCCTGCCTTATTGGGAAGACAATCCGGTGCGTGCCAAGTTCGCCGCCTCCCATGTCGAACAGATCCGCGAGCGGATGGCGGTCGCATTTCCCGGCAAGGAAATCCTGATCGGCGAAACCGGCTGGCCGAGCGAAGGGCGCATGCGTGATGGCGCGCTGCCGTCGCGCACCAACCAGGCGCGCGTTGTCTCCGAGATCCTGAGTCTCGCGAAAGCGCAGAAATTCCGCGTCAATCTGATCGAGTCCTACGACCAGCCGTGGAAGCGCAAGCTGGAAGGCACCGTCGGCGGCTATTGGGGCCTCTATGACTCGGTGCGCCGTGGCCTGAAATATCCGCCGGGCCAGCCGATCAGCAATTTCCCGTACTGGAAATGGTACATGGGCGCCGGTATGGGCCTCTCCATGCTGGTGTTCGCGGTCGCCGGCCTGACGTTGCGGCGCAGACCCTGGACGCCGCGCTTCTCGTCCTGGCTCGGCGTGGCGATCTCGGCGACCTCGGCCGGCATCCTGCTCGGGATCGGCGCCGACAAGATGTACTACGAGAGCTACGGCATCGGCGGCTGGCTGCTGTGGGGTACGCTGCTCGTGGCCGGCATCCTGTCGCCGATCTTCTGCGCGCAGGCGATGGTGATCGGCCGCAGCCTGCCGACCTTCCTCGATCTGCTTGGTCCGCGCGAGGGCCGGAAATGGTCGAAGCTCACCGCCGTGCTCGGCCTGACGCTGGCGGTGACGGCGGTGATCGCGGCGCAGACCGCGCTCGGCTTCGTGTTCGACCCGCGCTACCACGACTTCCCCTACGCCTCGCTGACGATGGCGGTGGTGCCGTTTGCGCTGTTGATGCTGAACCGGCCGCAGATTGGCCAGCGTCCGATCGCGGAATCGGTGTTCGCCGGCGTGCTGACGCTGTCGGCGGCCTATGTGCTCTTCAACGAGGGTCGCGACAATTGGCAGTCGCTGTGGACCTGCGCGATCTACCT
- a CDS encoding glycosyltransferase, producing the protein MRVVAAVLLLVSALHAGLWGVLRDKEPAPDFKGLLPSVSYAPFEGSAHPDIDNIPTVEKIRADLKTLSTMTRAIRLYSSTGGVELVPPIAAEFGLKVTVGAWIDKDKDRNEREIKAAIELARKNSNVNGVVVGNEVIYRGEQKVEDLIEMIKKVKGSVRVPVTTGEIWNIWRDNPDLGSNVDFIAAHVLPYWENFRSDQAVDQAVDRYNLLRNLFPGKRIVIAEFGWPSAGYNLRNADPGPFQQALTLRNFVSRADAIGMEYNIVEAIDQPWKYFEGGVGPYWGILNASREPKFAWTGPVENPDYWKLMGVALLVGILLSLPILRLQQPTAKQAFLLSATANGVGAWAATVFAFWNGHYFIFGSAFALTLGMILLVPLVLIAMARVDEIAAVAFGRPPQRLLTKGKPVENVPENYCPKVSIHIPAYFEPVEMLKQTLDALSRLNYPNYECVVIINNTPDPAFWQPIQDHCRALGERFKFINAEKVQGFKAGALRIAMDRTAVDAEIIGILDADYVVDPDWLKDLVPAFADPSVGLVQAPQEHRDGDLSIMHYIMNGEYAGFFDIGMVQRNETNAIIVHGTMCLIRRAAMDMAGGWSSDTICEDSDLGLSIQQLGWTTHYTNHRYGQGLLPDTYEAFKKQRHRWAYGGLQIVKKHWRNFLPGRSRLTPDQKREYGLGWLNWLGAESLGVVVALLNLVWVPIVAFADIAIPDKILTLPIIGAFIVSLAHFLSMYRARVAIKPGQMLGAMIAAMSVQWTVSRAVAQGLITEHIAFARTSKGGLSRMSIEFQAFWEAVIGALLLIGAGVLVASNSYRQITEIYIFAGVLVLQSLPFLAAVAIAILELSRINSFQFWRDSAIRTAELIGLRPVALPTPAGTPQQVPVPSEVRREAN; encoded by the coding sequence ATGCGGGTTGTCGCCGCCGTTCTGTTACTTGTGTCCGCGCTCCACGCCGGCCTCTGGGGAGTCTTGCGCGACAAGGAACCTGCGCCAGACTTCAAGGGCTTGCTGCCCAGCGTCTCTTATGCGCCGTTCGAGGGCTCGGCTCACCCCGACATCGACAACATCCCGACGGTGGAGAAAATCCGCGCCGACCTGAAGACGCTGTCGACGATGACGCGCGCGATCCGTCTCTATTCGTCCACGGGCGGTGTGGAACTGGTGCCGCCGATCGCAGCCGAGTTCGGTCTCAAGGTCACCGTCGGCGCCTGGATCGACAAGGACAAGGATCGCAACGAGCGCGAGATCAAGGCCGCCATCGAGCTCGCCCGCAAGAACAGCAACGTCAACGGCGTCGTCGTGGGCAACGAGGTGATCTATCGCGGCGAGCAGAAGGTCGAAGACCTCATCGAGATGATCAAGAAGGTCAAGGGCTCGGTCCGCGTGCCCGTCACGACCGGCGAGATCTGGAACATCTGGCGCGACAATCCCGACCTCGGCTCCAACGTCGACTTCATCGCCGCCCACGTGCTGCCTTACTGGGAAAATTTCCGCTCGGACCAGGCGGTCGACCAGGCCGTCGACCGCTACAATCTGTTGCGCAACCTGTTCCCCGGCAAGCGCATCGTGATCGCCGAGTTCGGCTGGCCGAGCGCGGGTTACAATTTGCGCAACGCCGACCCCGGTCCGTTCCAGCAGGCACTGACCTTGCGCAACTTCGTCAGCCGCGCCGACGCCATCGGCATGGAATACAACATTGTCGAAGCCATCGATCAGCCCTGGAAATACTTCGAAGGCGGCGTCGGTCCGTACTGGGGCATCCTCAACGCCAGCCGCGAGCCGAAATTCGCATGGACCGGCCCGGTGGAGAATCCCGACTATTGGAAGCTGATGGGTGTCGCCCTCCTGGTCGGGATCCTGCTGTCGCTGCCGATCCTGCGGCTGCAGCAGCCGACGGCGAAGCAGGCGTTCCTGCTGTCGGCCACCGCGAATGGCGTCGGCGCCTGGGCCGCCACCGTGTTTGCGTTCTGGAACGGGCACTATTTCATCTTCGGCTCCGCCTTCGCGCTGACGCTCGGCATGATCCTGCTTGTTCCCCTCGTGCTGATCGCGATGGCGCGCGTCGACGAGATCGCGGCCGTCGCGTTCGGCCGGCCGCCGCAGCGGCTGCTCACGAAAGGCAAGCCGGTCGAGAACGTGCCCGAGAATTATTGCCCGAAGGTCTCGATTCACATCCCCGCTTATTTCGAGCCGGTCGAGATGCTCAAGCAGACGCTCGATGCGCTGTCGCGGCTGAACTATCCGAACTACGAATGCGTCGTCATCATCAACAACACGCCCGACCCTGCGTTCTGGCAGCCGATCCAGGATCATTGCCGCGCGCTTGGTGAACGCTTCAAGTTCATCAACGCCGAGAAGGTGCAGGGCTTCAAGGCCGGCGCGCTGCGCATCGCAATGGACCGCACCGCCGTCGACGCCGAGATCATCGGCATCCTCGATGCCGATTACGTCGTCGATCCCGACTGGCTCAAGGACCTCGTCCCGGCGTTCGCTGATCCCAGTGTCGGCCTGGTGCAGGCGCCGCAGGAACATCGCGACGGCGACCTGTCGATCATGCACTACATCATGAACGGCGAATATGCCGGCTTCTTCGACATCGGCATGGTCCAGCGCAACGAGACCAACGCCATCATCGTGCACGGCACGATGTGCCTGATCCGCCGCGCCGCGATGGACATGGCCGGCGGCTGGTCGTCCGACACGATCTGCGAGGATTCGGATCTCGGCCTTTCGATCCAGCAGCTCGGCTGGACCACGCACTACACCAACCATCGCTACGGCCAGGGCCTGCTCCCCGACACCTACGAGGCCTTCAAGAAGCAGCGTCACCGCTGGGCCTATGGCGGCCTCCAGATCGTCAAGAAGCACTGGCGGAACTTCCTGCCGGGACGAAGCCGGCTGACGCCCGACCAGAAGCGCGAATATGGCCTGGGCTGGCTGAACTGGCTGGGTGCTGAAAGCCTCGGCGTGGTCGTGGCGCTGCTCAACCTCGTCTGGGTGCCGATCGTCGCCTTCGCCGACATCGCCATCCCCGATAAGATTCTGACACTGCCGATCATCGGCGCCTTCATCGTCTCGCTCGCGCACTTTTTGTCGATGTACCGCGCGCGCGTCGCCATCAAGCCCGGCCAGATGCTGGGCGCGATGATCGCGGCGATGAGCGTGCAGTGGACGGTATCGCGCGCGGTGGCACAGGGACTGATCACCGAGCACATCGCGTTCGCGCGCACCTCCAAGGGCGGGCTGTCCAGGATGTCGATCGAGTTCCAGGCGTTCTGGGAGGCCGTGATCGGCGCCCTGCTCCTGATCGGCGCCGGCGTGCTGGTGGCCTCCAACAGCTATCGCCAGATCACCGAGATCTACATCTTCGCCGGCGTGCTGGTGCTCCAAAGCCTGCCGTTCCTGGCTGCGGTCGCGATCGCCATCCTCGAGCTCAGCCGCATCAACTCGTTCCAGTTCTGGCGAGACAGCGCGATCCGCACCGCCGAGCTGATCGGCCTGCGCCCGGTCGCGCTGCCGACCCCCGCCGGCACGCCGCAGCAAGTGCCGGTGCCGAGCGAGGTCCGGCGGGAGGCGAACTGA
- a CDS encoding tyrosine-type recombinase/integrase, producing the protein MGKAAKSATDAELKKLMRQFPAERALQKRGCGDGLVFLIERTSDAHASARWVFEYRFAGKRKSLGLGTYPDISLSRARELAGGQKALIREGKDPAAERKAGKQAAAVAHLTTFDLVANAWLDSERNRPQGTKQLSADTVDKLTWLANLVRPVLGTLQIRDIATPDVVRAIEPIAKSGRVDTAHRVREVLSRIFAFAAVRGMCNGDPAAPLKKERSVLPAKHIESHAAITDPKAFGEMLRAIEGYDSGAGNRARRTTTLALKLITLTALRPFELRQLRWSWVDIDNSRIELPAEFIKMRKPHTVYLSRQAVEVLTELRGINGYGELVFPAVHAKRVVRKDGEPVKRPAVRPISENTLNAALRRLGFGNADHVSHGFRTSMSTATNESGLFKADIIEVALNHMDEDKVRAIYNRARYEQERKRLSGWWADYCDALREGRQPVSGENVIPMVRA; encoded by the coding sequence ATGGGCAAGGCAGCGAAATCGGCCACTGATGCGGAGCTTAAGAAGCTCATGCGCCAATTCCCCGCTGAGCGCGCCTTACAGAAGCGCGGTTGCGGTGACGGGCTCGTTTTCCTGATTGAGCGGACCTCCGACGCGCATGCATCGGCGCGCTGGGTTTTCGAGTATCGCTTTGCCGGCAAAAGGAAGTCGCTGGGGCTGGGCACCTATCCCGATATCAGCCTCTCCCGGGCTCGCGAATTAGCGGGCGGTCAAAAGGCCCTGATCAGGGAGGGCAAAGACCCGGCAGCAGAGAGGAAGGCAGGTAAGCAGGCCGCAGCGGTTGCGCATCTGACCACATTCGACCTGGTCGCCAATGCATGGCTCGACAGTGAGCGCAACCGTCCCCAAGGCACGAAACAGCTATCAGCCGACACCGTGGATAAGCTGACGTGGTTGGCGAACTTGGTGCGGCCCGTGCTTGGTACCCTGCAAATCCGCGACATTGCGACCCCGGATGTCGTGCGGGCGATCGAGCCGATTGCGAAATCCGGCCGCGTCGATACCGCTCACCGGGTTCGCGAGGTCCTGTCCCGGATCTTTGCCTTTGCGGCGGTGCGCGGCATGTGCAACGGCGACCCGGCGGCGCCGCTGAAGAAAGAACGGTCCGTGTTGCCGGCGAAGCACATCGAGAGCCACGCGGCCATCACGGACCCTAAAGCCTTTGGCGAGATGCTACGCGCTATTGAAGGATACGACAGCGGTGCAGGAAACCGGGCACGGCGCACCACTACGCTGGCGCTGAAGCTTATCACTCTGACCGCGCTCCGGCCTTTCGAACTTCGTCAACTGCGCTGGTCGTGGGTCGATATCGATAATAGTCGCATCGAGCTGCCGGCCGAATTCATCAAGATGCGCAAGCCACACACGGTCTACCTTTCCCGGCAGGCGGTCGAAGTGCTGACCGAGCTGCGGGGTATCAACGGCTACGGCGAGCTTGTATTTCCGGCAGTCCATGCCAAGCGCGTGGTTCGCAAGGATGGCGAGCCCGTCAAGCGCCCTGCCGTGCGGCCGATCAGCGAAAACACGCTGAACGCGGCCCTGCGGCGTCTGGGCTTCGGCAACGCGGACCATGTAAGCCACGGCTTCCGCACATCCATGAGCACCGCGACCAATGAAAGCGGTCTCTTCAAAGCCGATATCATCGAGGTCGCGCTTAATCACATGGATGAGGACAAGGTGCGCGCCATCTACAATCGCGCTCGTTACGAACAAGAGCGCAAGCGCCTTTCGGGGTGGTGGGCCGATTACTGCGACGCCTTGCGCGAAGGCCGCCAGCCAGTCAGCGGCGAGAACGTTATTCCGATGGTCCGGGCATGA
- a CDS encoding helix-turn-helix domain-containing protein has translation MITPRQIRAARALLGWSQQQLADKAIVSLNALARLEKGAVDSRVSTVQAIQKALTKAGVEFLAADSKGEGVRLRRPKA, from the coding sequence ATGATCACCCCTCGACAGATTCGAGCTGCCAGAGCGCTGCTCGGCTGGAGTCAGCAACAGCTTGCCGATAAGGCTATCGTATCCCTCAATGCTCTTGCACGGCTGGAAAAAGGCGCCGTGGATTCGCGAGTGAGCACGGTGCAGGCTATCCAAAAGGCCCTAACTAAGGCCGGTGTTGAATTCCTTGCTGCCGATTCAAAGGGAGAGGGCGTAAGACTCCGACGTCCAAAGGCGTAA
- a CDS encoding Rap1a/Tai family immunity protein gives MKIALLTASLALALAASAFATEPDFSSGNYMLQHCEHYVFKHGQFDVWDGECGGTIATLTFLSNALPEGFKNCPPKGHTKEQAARVVVSYMQNNPQLLNEPFRILAMTALSQAWRCKQ, from the coding sequence GTGAAGATCGCGCTCCTAACCGCCAGTCTAGCTCTCGCTCTCGCAGCTTCCGCATTCGCAACCGAGCCGGATTTCAGTAGCGGCAACTACATGCTCCAACATTGCGAACATTACGTATTCAAGCACGGACAATTCGACGTTTGGGACGGTGAGTGCGGCGGCACAATCGCAACGCTCACGTTCCTGAGTAATGCGCTGCCTGAAGGCTTTAAAAACTGCCCTCCGAAGGGCCACACTAAAGAACAGGCCGCGCGAGTTGTCGTTAGTTACATGCAAAACAATCCCCAGCTCCTCAATGAGCCATTTCGAATCTTGGCGATGACCGCTCTTAGTCAGGCGTGGCGATGCAAACAGTAG
- a CDS encoding AAA family ATPase, with amino-acid sequence MRLKSFRVREFQSVRDSGLIEVDDIACLVGKNEAGKSALLKALYRLRPVVSSEGNFSVTIDYPRMDVEDYRHSVEANKRPVAIPIWAEYTLDEELANIEATFGRECFVEKTLALYKNYHNDRFFTLKVNEQKAFQYYVSKADISEPAREAVIAAGSKPSDILIELNALEQTAEVKRLTDTFGKIAKASFSKFLYDEYLSDNVPSFLYFDEYYQLSGHENIPALIERSNAKKLKTSDHPMLGLIRLARLSLDDLVGAKSTIDLKGKLEGASNYLSKQILKYWSQNKHLRMTFDVRPGLPEDPPGMQSGMNIWGGVFDSRHSVTTELGSRSRGFVWFFSFLAWYSDVKRNGDKVILLLDEPGLTLHAKAQEDLLRYFETELKGDHQLIYSTHSPFMIDPRRFDRVRIVQDLSVESDDDGETGAGTTVLPDVFAASDDSLFPLQGALGYEIHQTLFVSPYSVVVEGAADLLFMQAMSGILESSGRTGLDPKWTITPVGGASKVPTFVALLGTQRGMTIVTLLDTQKADETSIEAIYKEKLLKKSNVLTFADFIDGASEADIEDMFGLNFYLQLVNAEFSKQLAAPIKPAAIKSKHPRILKRLDDYLESHPLKSGKFGHFRPARYFAENIAGLANSVPKEALNRFEKAFTAINKLLS; translated from the coding sequence ATGCGGCTGAAATCTTTTCGAGTTAGAGAATTCCAGAGCGTTCGAGATTCCGGCCTGATCGAGGTAGACGATATCGCTTGTCTAGTCGGAAAGAACGAGGCGGGTAAGAGCGCGCTGCTCAAGGCGCTCTACAGGCTTAGGCCGGTCGTCTCATCGGAGGGCAATTTCAGTGTCACCATTGATTACCCACGCATGGACGTTGAGGACTATCGCCACTCCGTTGAAGCCAACAAGCGCCCGGTCGCAATTCCCATATGGGCGGAATACACCCTAGATGAAGAGTTGGCCAATATCGAAGCTACGTTCGGGCGGGAGTGTTTCGTTGAGAAGACGCTCGCCCTATACAAAAACTATCACAACGACCGTTTTTTCACGCTCAAAGTCAACGAGCAGAAGGCGTTTCAATACTACGTCTCCAAGGCGGATATTTCTGAGCCAGCCCGCGAGGCCGTCATCGCAGCGGGCTCAAAACCGTCTGATATCCTTATCGAGTTAAATGCTCTAGAGCAAACGGCTGAGGTCAAACGGTTGACTGACACCTTCGGCAAAATTGCGAAGGCAAGCTTTTCAAAATTTCTTTACGATGAGTATCTAAGCGATAACGTTCCCAGCTTTTTGTATTTCGACGAATACTATCAGCTGTCCGGACACGAGAACATCCCCGCTCTAATCGAGCGGTCGAATGCAAAAAAATTGAAGACGTCAGACCATCCGATGCTGGGTCTGATTAGGCTCGCCAGACTTAGTCTCGACGACTTGGTCGGAGCAAAGAGCACAATCGATCTCAAGGGCAAGTTGGAAGGCGCGAGCAACTACCTATCAAAACAGATTCTGAAGTATTGGTCACAGAACAAGCACCTTCGCATGACCTTCGATGTACGGCCGGGGTTGCCGGAGGATCCGCCCGGCATGCAGTCGGGCATGAACATCTGGGGCGGGGTGTTTGATAGCCGCCACTCCGTCACGACCGAACTCGGTAGCCGCTCTAGGGGTTTTGTTTGGTTTTTTTCTTTCTTGGCCTGGTATTCGGACGTGAAACGCAACGGCGATAAGGTCATTTTGCTCCTTGATGAACCCGGCCTGACGCTCCACGCCAAGGCTCAGGAAGACCTTCTTCGCTATTTCGAGACGGAGCTAAAAGGCGATCATCAGCTTATTTATTCAACCCACTCACCGTTTATGATCGATCCGCGCCGTTTCGATCGTGTGCGTATAGTGCAGGACCTTAGCGTAGAAAGCGATGACGACGGAGAGACGGGAGCGGGAACCACAGTCCTTCCCGATGTCTTTGCTGCAAGCGATGATAGCCTCTTTCCCCTGCAGGGCGCGCTTGGTTACGAAATCCATCAAACCTTGTTCGTTAGCCCGTATTCCGTTGTCGTCGAGGGGGCGGCAGACCTCCTATTCATGCAAGCAATGTCGGGCATTCTGGAATCGTCTGGGCGGACCGGGCTGGATCCAAAATGGACGATCACCCCCGTCGGAGGCGCGTCGAAGGTGCCGACCTTTGTTGCCCTGCTTGGGACCCAACGCGGAATGACGATTGTCACTCTGCTGGACACTCAAAAGGCAGACGAGACTTCGATCGAGGCGATATACAAAGAAAAGCTACTGAAGAAATCCAACGTTCTGACGTTCGCCGACTTCATCGATGGCGCGTCTGAGGCTGACATTGAGGACATGTTCGGCCTGAATTTCTACCTTCAACTCGTTAACGCGGAGTTTTCGAAGCAGTTAGCTGCTCCTATAAAGCCCGCTGCGATCAAGTCGAAACACCCGCGTATCTTAAAGCGGCTGGATGACTATCTCGAAAGCCATCCTTTGAAGAGCGGTAAGTTCGGCCATTTCAGGCCAGCCCGCTACTTCGCCGAAAACATCGCGGGGCTTGCTAACTCTGTGCCGAAAGAAGCTCTAAATAGGTTCGAGAAGGCTTTCACGGCAATCAACAAGCTGCTGTCCTAG
- a CDS encoding helix-turn-helix domain-containing protein, with amino-acid sequence MNAISIDDSAPLLLPVPGFGLLTYDDTAKLLKTTTRHVERLVSRRQLKAVALGQGDKLPRIRPADLLEFISDMEPIVRADDPADGEQAL; translated from the coding sequence ATGAACGCAATTTCCATTGACGACAGCGCGCCGCTCTTGCTGCCCGTCCCCGGGTTCGGCCTGCTCACCTATGATGACACCGCCAAGCTATTGAAGACGACGACGCGCCATGTCGAACGCCTAGTCTCGCGTCGCCAGCTCAAGGCTGTGGCGCTGGGACAAGGCGACAAGCTACCGCGCATCCGCCCGGCAGACCTACTCGAATTCATCAGCGACATGGAACCGATCGTTCGTGCCGATGATCCTGCGGACGGCGAACAGGCCCTATAG